The nucleotide window AAATTTTTTGGGGAGATTCTTTTCGTTCGAACGTCTTGGCGCATCATAAAAAACCTTATTTTTAGTTAATTTTACTATATAATTTCTCTGAATTCACCATCTTTGTATTGAACAGAACGTGAAGAAAATTCTTATTATAGACGGATACAACATCCTGGGTAGAAACCCTGACAGCCTTTTCGGAGAAGAGGAACGTGAAAATCTGATGTCCAAGGTCAGAGCTTTGACCTCCGGATCAAATTTTTATACTTTCGTTGTCTTCGACGGCAGCGGAAAAACATCATCGAGAGAAAAAAGACCGGGGGTTGAAATCATGTTTTCCAGCTCGGAAGACTCGGCGGACGAACTTATAGTCAATTTGGTTGAAAAAAGCGCTACAGCAGGTCAAAGGGTATTTGTCGTCACAGCCGACAGGGAGCTCTCTTTTAGATGCAAAAAGTTTGGCGCTCTTGTTTTCAAAGACGCCTCTTTAGCGGTGAAAAAAAAGAAGAAACCTCTCAAGAAAGATGATAAAATCAGTCCGTCTGAAAGTGTGGATTACTGGTTGAAACTCTTCAACAAAGGAG belongs to candidate division WOR-3 bacterium and includes:
- a CDS encoding NYN domain-containing protein, which produces MKKILIIDGYNILGRNPDSLFGEEERENLMSKVRALTSGSNFYTFVVFDGSGKTSSREKRPGVEIMFSSSEDSADELIVNLVEKSATAGQRVFVVTADRELSFRCKKFGALVFKDASLAVKKKKKPLKKDDKISPSESVDYWLKLFNKGDADEV